The DNA sequence AGGAGATGGTCGGGGTTTTGTCCTTGGTCTACAACCACCACAAGAGCGATCTGGCCCAGACCCTGACCGAAATCCAGCACGATTCCTTGGACGTCATCGTCACCTCCCTGCACATCCATCTCGACCATCACAACTGCCTGGAAGTCCTTATCCTCAAGGGCACGGGAGAAAGGATCAAATCGACTTCGCAACGGCTCATTTCGACCAAGGGGGTCAAGCACGGCCAACTCTCACTGTCCACCACGGGAGAGGACCTGCTCTGATGGAGGATATCCAAAGCGGACCGTCCTCCATCCCCAGGCCCATCGACCGGGTGGGCATCGCCGGTTTGAAACGCCCCATAGTGGTCCGCGACCAGGCCCGGGGTTGGCAACACACCGTGGCCGACATCACCATGAGCGTGGACCTGCCTGCCCGTTTCAAGGGCACCCACATGAGCCGCTTCATTGAGGCATTGGAGGCCTGGGGCGACCGGGTCGACTACCACGGCTTCAGACACCTTCTGGAAGACCTGTCCCAGCGCCTCGACGCGTCGCGCTCCCACCTGGCCTTTTCCTTTCCCTACTTCATGGCCCTGGCGGCCCCGGTCAGCGGCAGTCGCTCCCTTATGGACTG is a window from the Deltaproteobacteria bacterium genome containing:
- the nikR gene encoding nickel-responsive transcriptional regulator NikR, whose product is MGETIRFGISLDSEMLEKFDALIEERCYQTRSEAIRDLIRNTMVQKEWEDLNKEMVGVLSLVYNHHKSDLAQTLTEIQHDSLDVIVTSLHIHLDHHNCLEVLILKGTGERIKSTSQRLISTKGVKHGQLSLSTTGEDLL
- a CDS encoding GTP cyclohydrolase I FolE2 (similar protein in Methanocaldococcus converts GTP to 7,8-dihydro-D-neopterin 2',3'-cyclic phosphate as the first step in methanopterin biosynthesis), giving the protein MEDIQSGPSSIPRPIDRVGIAGLKRPIVVRDQARGWQHTVADITMSVDLPARFKGTHMSRFIEALEAWGDRVDYHGFRHLLEDLSQRLDASRSHLAFSFPYFMALAAPVSGSRSLMD